A single genomic interval of Adhaeribacter pallidiroseus harbors:
- the dapB gene encoding 4-hydroxy-tetrahydrodipicolinate reductase, producing MRLLLIGYGKMGRTLEQLATQRGHEIVGTIDVTNHHLLSTFTGANVDAAIEFTHPESAFNNVSYCLRNNIPVVCGSTGWLDRFAEATAICEANQGAFFYASNYSVGVNLFFHFNEYVARKMQDYPHFQVSVKEIHHTQKVDKPSGTAITVVDGIQANYPGKQGWLLAPDQATDKISITSDRIGNVVGTHIVRYESENDTIELMHDAHSRTGFAEGAVMAAEWLQNKKGVFGMKDMLNL from the coding sequence ATGCGCCTACTCTTAATTGGCTACGGTAAAATGGGCCGCACCCTCGAACAACTTGCTACCCAGCGCGGCCACGAAATCGTTGGAACAATTGATGTTACAAATCACCACTTACTCTCAACATTCACTGGAGCCAACGTAGATGCTGCCATAGAATTTACCCACCCGGAATCGGCTTTTAACAATGTAAGCTATTGCTTACGAAATAATATACCGGTGGTATGTGGTTCTACGGGCTGGCTCGATCGTTTTGCAGAAGCTACCGCTATCTGTGAAGCCAACCAAGGGGCGTTTTTTTATGCTTCTAATTACAGCGTCGGGGTAAATCTCTTTTTTCATTTTAATGAGTATGTAGCCCGTAAAATGCAGGATTACCCGCATTTCCAAGTATCGGTAAAAGAAATCCACCACACCCAAAAAGTTGACAAACCCAGCGGTACCGCTATTACGGTGGTAGATGGCATTCAAGCGAATTACCCGGGTAAGCAAGGCTGGTTATTAGCGCCCGATCAAGCTACAGATAAAATCAGCATCACTTCCGATCGTATCGGTAATGTGGTAGGTACCCACATAGTGCGGTACGAGTCCGAGAATGATACGATTGAATTAATGCACGATGCCCACAGCCGTACTGGTTTTGCCGAGGGAGCGGTAATGGCGGCCGAATGGCTGCAAAATAAAAAAGGCGTATTTGGAATGAAAGATATGCTAAATTTGTAA
- a CDS encoding O-methyltransferase: MIFAFRQVLLYLQHFFKSSRLHGIHSPFVFNLYNRVIRHTGSFYVFPEIENLRRSLYSRPNKIPVRDYGAGSRVKNSATKSIRQIALDAANPPHLAHLLFRLVNFQQPHTILEIGTSLGLTTAYLAAARKQASVYTLEGCPATAQQAQLNLKKLKLRNVQVITGNFEETLPILLSQLNSVDFVLFDGNHRFEPTLRYFEWCLTKKKKPAFLFSTIFIGQKKCSRLGSIYALTRK, encoded by the coding sequence TTGATTTTCGCTTTCCGGCAAGTACTCCTGTACCTGCAACATTTTTTTAAATCTTCGCGCTTACACGGCATCCATTCTCCTTTTGTTTTTAATCTTTATAACAGAGTTATTCGCCATACCGGTAGTTTCTACGTATTTCCGGAAATTGAAAACCTACGCCGTAGTTTGTATTCCCGCCCAAATAAAATTCCGGTAAGGGATTATGGCGCCGGATCCCGGGTTAAAAATAGTGCAACTAAATCTATCCGGCAAATTGCTTTAGATGCAGCTAATCCACCGCATTTAGCTCATCTTTTATTCCGGTTGGTTAATTTTCAACAACCACATACAATTTTAGAAATTGGCACCTCGCTGGGGCTTACCACAGCTTATCTAGCAGCTGCCCGAAAACAAGCCAGCGTTTATACTTTAGAAGGTTGCCCCGCTACGGCGCAGCAGGCACAACTAAATTTAAAAAAATTAAAGCTGCGCAATGTTCAGGTAATTACCGGTAATTTTGAGGAAACGCTGCCTATTTTATTATCACAGTTAAATTCAGTTGATTTTGTTTTATTTGATGGTAATCATCGTTTCGAGCCTACTTTACGGTATTTTGAATGGTGCCTCACCAAAAAAAAGAAACCAGCGTTTTTGTTTTCGACGATATTTATTGGTCAGAAGAAATGCAGCAGGCTTGGCAGCATATATGCACTCACCCGGAAGTAA
- the apaG gene encoding Co2+/Mg2+ efflux protein ApaG — protein sequence MDTTTTEGVKITVTTNYLPDYSSPTQQHFVFAYKIIIENNSEFTVKLLRRHWYIYDSNAVVREVEGEGVVGQQPVLEPGESHEYVSGCNLKTGIGKMRGNYTMERLVDGSLFTVNIPEFVLIVPYKLN from the coding sequence ATGGATACCACCACCACCGAAGGCGTTAAAATAACGGTAACCACCAATTACTTACCCGATTACTCCAGCCCTACCCAGCAGCATTTTGTTTTTGCTTATAAAATTATTATTGAGAATAACAGTGAGTTTACCGTAAAGTTATTACGGAGGCATTGGTACATCTATGATTCTAACGCTGTAGTACGGGAAGTAGAAGGAGAAGGTGTGGTTGGGCAGCAACCCGTATTGGAACCCGGCGAATCGCACGAATATGTATCGGGCTGCAATTTAAAAACGGGCATTGGTAAAATGCGCGGGAATTATACCATGGAACGTTTAGTAGACGGCAGTTTATTTACGGTTAATATTCCAGAATTTGTATTGATTGTACCGTATAAATTAAATTAA
- the ung gene encoding uracil-DNA glycosylase, with the protein MNVKIEKSWQNELQPEFEKEYFKNLIQFVKSEYVTHPVYPPGSQIFNAFDKCPLEQVKVVIIGQDPYHGPGQAHGLAFSVNEGVAMPPSLRNIFKEIHDDLGKPLPKSGNLERWSQQGVLLLNATLTVRANTAGSHQKKGWEEFTDAVIEIVSEKKEHLVFMLWGAYAQKKGLIIEQKNKHLILNAAHPSPFAADKGFFGCRHFSKANVYLKEHGLPEINW; encoded by the coding sequence ATGAATGTAAAAATAGAAAAAAGCTGGCAGAACGAATTACAGCCGGAGTTTGAAAAAGAATATTTTAAAAATTTGATTCAATTTGTAAAATCAGAATATGTTACGCACCCGGTTTATCCACCCGGTAGCCAAATTTTTAATGCATTCGATAAATGTCCCTTAGAACAAGTAAAAGTGGTTATCATCGGGCAAGATCCTTATCATGGTCCTGGTCAGGCGCATGGTTTGGCTTTTTCTGTAAACGAAGGCGTAGCAATGCCTCCTTCTTTACGCAATATTTTTAAAGAAATACACGACGATTTAGGGAAACCCCTTCCCAAGAGTGGCAACCTGGAACGCTGGTCTCAGCAAGGTGTTTTGTTATTAAATGCTACTTTAACCGTTAGAGCCAATACTGCTGGTTCGCATCAAAAAAAAGGCTGGGAAGAATTTACGGATGCGGTAATTGAAATAGTTTCGGAGAAAAAAGAACATCTGGTATTTATGCTTTGGGGAGCATACGCGCAGAAAAAAGGCCTTATAATCGAACAAAAAAACAAACACTTAATTCTGAATGCCGCACATCCATCTCCTTTTGCCGCCGACAAAGGTTTTTTTGGTTGCCGGCATTTTAGTAAAGCCAACGTCTATTTAAAAGAACATGGTTTACCAGAAATTAATTGGTAA
- the cphA gene encoding cyanophycin synthetase has protein sequence MEIIDLRIMRGPNYWSVKHPKIIVLKIALGEYYRVLTNTIPGFPERLEAMFPEMYEHRAAEGVEGGFFKAVHEGTTISHVVEHVALELQKLGGMDCGFGRTAPAPDDGSDYVIFSYEEERAGEYAAKAAVRITETLLKKTKYNVQRDIDKLHEIREAEHIGPSTYSIVAEAVSRNIPYIRLNRNYLIQLGYGVNQQRIQATMTCRTALFAAELAGDKNATKAMLDEAGVPVPRGTTVYDATGLKQAVAELDYPLVTKPLDGNHGKGATIHIKSWKEALKGFNDAQKYSEAVIVEQFIQGFDFRLLVINKKFVAAAKRTPAMVVGDGVSTIQELIDQVNSDPRRGVGHEKVLTKIKVDKQTNAILRDKELTVKSILPPGEVLFLKSTANISTGGTATDVTDMIDPYNVLMAERIAGIIGLDVCGIDVMTTDIAIPLNEARGAVLEVNAAPGFRMHISPTDGLPRNVAEPVIDMLFPRGCPSRIPIIAVTGTNGKTTTTRLTAHIIKSGGYQVGFTTTDGIYIQDRLLEKGDTTGARSTEFVLKDPTVNFAVLECARGGMLRSGLGFHHCDVGIVTNVAADHLGLRDINTLEDMARVKAVVPRTVSPDGYAILNADDDLVYAMGKEVSSRIAFFSLDENNPRIAKHIAKGGLAAVLENGYISIFKNSYKVRVDRVADIPLTFGGRARFNIENVLAATLAAYVSHIPVDDIKTALRTFIPSPAKTPGRMNLFRFPNFEVLVDYAHNPAGLKAIGEFLNSTHPTRKVGIIAGVGDRRDEDTMELGRIAGELFDEIIIRQDNDLRGGNPEEIVRLLTQGIQYAGEREIKVIPEEMRAIAYALENATRDSFICIFSEQISEAIKVVENFRVTQDQRILVD, from the coding sequence ATGGAAATCATTGACTTAAGGATCATGCGTGGTCCTAATTACTGGTCTGTTAAACACCCTAAAATAATTGTTTTAAAAATTGCTTTGGGTGAGTACTACCGCGTGTTAACCAATACTATACCCGGTTTTCCGGAAAGGTTAGAAGCCATGTTTCCGGAGATGTATGAGCACCGAGCTGCCGAAGGTGTTGAAGGTGGCTTTTTTAAAGCCGTACACGAAGGAACAACTATCAGCCACGTAGTAGAACATGTTGCCTTAGAATTACAGAAACTTGGTGGAATGGATTGTGGTTTTGGCCGCACGGCACCTGCCCCGGATGATGGAAGTGATTACGTTATCTTTTCGTATGAAGAAGAACGTGCTGGCGAATATGCCGCCAAAGCTGCCGTTCGTATTACGGAAACTTTATTAAAAAAAACAAAATACAATGTGCAGCGTGACATAGATAAACTGCACGAAATAAGAGAAGCAGAACACATTGGCCCAAGTACTTATTCTATCGTGGCCGAAGCCGTCAGCCGTAATATTCCTTATATCCGGTTAAACCGAAATTATCTTATTCAGTTAGGATATGGAGTAAACCAACAACGCATACAAGCCACCATGACCTGCCGGACCGCCCTTTTTGCCGCGGAACTAGCCGGCGATAAAAATGCTACTAAAGCCATGCTGGACGAGGCTGGCGTACCCGTGCCCCGGGGTACCACGGTGTACGATGCCACCGGATTAAAACAAGCTGTGGCCGAATTAGACTACCCTCTAGTAACTAAACCTTTAGACGGAAACCACGGGAAAGGAGCCACTATCCATATAAAAAGTTGGAAAGAGGCCTTAAAAGGCTTTAACGATGCCCAAAAATATTCCGAAGCAGTTATTGTGGAGCAGTTTATTCAGGGTTTCGATTTTAGGCTATTAGTTATTAATAAAAAGTTTGTGGCGGCGGCCAAACGTACTCCCGCCATGGTAGTAGGTGATGGCGTATCCACCATTCAGGAATTAATTGATCAAGTTAATTCTGACCCTCGGAGGGGAGTGGGACATGAGAAAGTGCTTACTAAAATTAAAGTAGATAAGCAAACCAATGCTATTTTAAGAGATAAAGAATTAACTGTAAAATCAATATTACCGCCCGGCGAAGTTTTATTTTTAAAAAGTACGGCTAATATAAGTACAGGTGGTACGGCTACTGATGTTACCGATATGATAGACCCGTATAATGTATTGATGGCCGAACGAATTGCCGGCATTATCGGGTTAGATGTTTGCGGTATAGACGTAATGACCACCGATATTGCGATTCCTTTAAATGAGGCTAGGGGAGCAGTTTTGGAAGTAAACGCTGCTCCTGGTTTCCGGATGCATATTTCCCCTACCGATGGTTTACCCCGTAATGTGGCCGAACCGGTGATAGATATGCTGTTTCCCCGGGGGTGTCCGTCGCGAATACCCATTATTGCGGTCACGGGTACCAACGGCAAAACCACTACTACTCGTTTAACGGCGCATATAATTAAATCGGGGGGATACCAGGTTGGCTTTACTACTACCGATGGTATTTATATTCAAGATAGATTACTCGAAAAAGGAGACACTACCGGCGCTCGCAGTACTGAATTTGTGTTAAAAGATCCAACCGTGAACTTTGCCGTGCTGGAGTGTGCCCGAGGTGGCATGTTGCGTTCAGGTTTAGGCTTTCATCATTGCGATGTAGGAATTGTGACCAACGTAGCTGCTGACCATTTAGGATTACGGGATATTAATACACTGGAGGATATGGCCCGGGTTAAAGCAGTTGTTCCCAGAACTGTTTCTCCGGATGGCTACGCAATTTTGAATGCCGATGATGATTTGGTTTATGCCATGGGAAAAGAGGTAAGCAGCCGGATAGCCTTTTTTAGTTTAGATGAAAACAATCCCCGAATAGCAAAGCATATTGCCAAAGGTGGTTTGGCTGCGGTTTTAGAAAACGGGTACATCTCTATTTTTAAAAATAGTTATAAAGTTCGGGTCGATCGAGTGGCAGATATTCCACTTACTTTTGGCGGAAGAGCCCGGTTTAATATTGAAAACGTGCTAGCTGCCACTCTAGCGGCGTACGTGTCGCATATACCCGTAGATGACATAAAAACAGCCTTGCGCACTTTTATTCCTTCACCGGCTAAAACGCCCGGCCGCATGAATTTATTCCGTTTTCCAAATTTTGAAGTTCTGGTTGATTATGCACATAATCCGGCGGGGTTAAAAGCAATTGGCGAATTTTTAAATAGTACCCATCCTACTCGCAAAGTAGGAATTATTGCGGGAGTGGGCGATCGGCGAGATGAAGATACTATGGAGTTAGGTAGGATAGCTGGTGAACTGTTTGATGAAATTATCATTCGGCAGGATAATGATTTGCGGGGTGGTAATCCGGAGGAGATAGTACGATTACTAACCCAAGGCATTCAATACGCAGGAGAAAGAGAAATAAAAGTAATCCCGGAAGAGATGCGGGCTATTGCTTACGCTCTGGAAAATGCTACTCGTGATTCTTTTATCTGTATATTCTCCGAACAAATTTCCGAAGCCATTAAAGTAGTTGAAAATTTTCGGGTAACTCAGGATCAACGCATTTTAGTGGATTAA
- a CDS encoding cyanophycinase: protein MTKKRKSLEHNSECPLPKGVLIAIGGKENKGQAPDHDSNQINNENFIPLGILDCFKAELKKDNPLIAIIPTASSLPKESAQDYVQAFKKLGLNNVSVIDIRCREDATKAEYLQAVEQADGIMFTGGDQLRLTAILGGTEFLNILKYRYTYDTITIAGTSAGAMAMSTPMIYEGPTNGGGFLKGEVRITTGLEFLKDVAIDTHFIARGRMVRMTQAIATNPGCIGIGLEEDTGIIVRDGRNIEVIGSGLIVIVDGHLSTETNVHLVDTGAPVTMRNLLVHMLGAGDRYEINIADSYHK from the coding sequence ATGACTAAAAAGAGAAAATCGTTGGAGCATAACTCCGAATGCCCTTTACCGAAAGGAGTTTTAATTGCCATTGGCGGAAAAGAGAATAAAGGTCAGGCCCCGGACCATGACTCAAATCAGATTAATAACGAAAATTTTATTCCCTTAGGAATTCTGGATTGTTTTAAAGCAGAGTTAAAAAAAGATAATCCTTTAATTGCTATTATCCCCACAGCCAGTTCGCTTCCTAAAGAGTCTGCTCAAGATTACGTACAGGCTTTTAAAAAATTAGGTCTAAACAACGTTTCCGTAATTGATATTCGGTGCCGGGAAGATGCGACTAAAGCAGAATACCTGCAGGCAGTGGAACAAGCCGATGGTATTATGTTCACCGGGGGCGATCAACTGCGATTAACGGCTATTCTGGGAGGAACCGAATTTTTAAATATTTTAAAATACCGGTATACTTACGATACCATTACCATTGCCGGAACCAGCGCAGGGGCTATGGCCATGTCCACGCCCATGATTTACGAAGGTCCTACCAACGGCGGGGGATTTTTAAAAGGAGAAGTGCGCATTACGACTGGGTTAGAGTTTTTAAAAGACGTGGCTATTGATACGCATTTTATCGCCCGGGGCCGGATGGTGCGCATGACCCAGGCTATTGCCACAAATCCGGGTTGTATTGGCATTGGTTTAGAAGAAGACACGGGCATTATTGTGCGGGACGGCCGCAATATAGAAGTTATTGGCAGTGGCCTGATTGTAATTGTAGATGGTCACCTATCCACCGAAACTAACGTACACTTAGTAGATACAGGCGCTCCGGTAACCATGCGTAATCTCCTCGTGCATATGCTGGGAGCCGGCGACCGGTACGAAATTAATATTGCCGATAGTTATCATAAATAG
- the lepB gene encoding signal peptidase I encodes MNSKILTKTEKKPKPPKSFFREWGDAILFAVVAATLIRWATFEAYTIPTPSMEKSLLVGDYLFVSKLHYGPRTPRTPLQVPLTHQTIWGTNIPSYSKAIQLQSHRLPGFSSVKNNDVVVFNYPPEDQYPADLRTNYIKRCIGIAGDKIEIRDMKVFVNDKPEADPPKAQYSYYLIPNGAINEKVVFEENDITDVNLVQGGYIIHTLPETAEKLKAMSFIKEVQLLKDPAGVADPSVYPNLPSRFKWNKDNYGPVQVPKEGQTITLDSMTVPLYETVIRKYEGNENVEVKGDHILVNGKEITTYTFKQNYYFMMGDNRHNSADSRFWGFVPEDHIVGKAVLIWMSANPNGGIGGKIRWNRIFNIIH; translated from the coding sequence ATGAATAGCAAAATATTAACAAAAACAGAGAAAAAGCCGAAACCACCTAAAAGCTTTTTCCGGGAGTGGGGAGATGCCATCTTATTTGCAGTAGTGGCGGCTACTTTAATCCGGTGGGCCACGTTTGAAGCTTATACTATTCCAACTCCTTCCATGGAGAAATCTTTATTGGTAGGCGATTATTTGTTTGTGAGCAAACTCCATTACGGACCACGCACTCCTCGTACTCCCTTGCAGGTTCCGCTTACCCATCAAACTATTTGGGGCACCAACATACCTTCTTATTCTAAAGCTATTCAGTTGCAATCGCATCGTTTACCCGGTTTTTCCAGTGTAAAGAATAATGATGTAGTTGTTTTCAACTATCCACCCGAAGATCAATATCCGGCTGATTTGCGGACTAATTACATTAAACGGTGTATAGGGATAGCTGGTGATAAAATAGAAATACGCGACATGAAAGTGTTCGTCAACGATAAACCGGAAGCTGACCCGCCGAAAGCACAATATAGTTATTACCTAATTCCAAACGGAGCCATTAACGAGAAAGTAGTGTTTGAGGAAAATGATATTACCGATGTAAATTTAGTGCAGGGCGGTTATATCATTCATACCTTACCCGAAACAGCCGAAAAGTTAAAAGCCATGTCTTTTATCAAGGAAGTGCAACTACTAAAAGATCCGGCCGGGGTAGCTGATCCAAGTGTGTATCCTAACTTGCCTTCCCGGTTTAAATGGAATAAAGATAATTATGGTCCTGTACAAGTGCCGAAAGAAGGCCAAACTATAACCCTCGATTCCATGACGGTACCTTTATACGAAACAGTGATCCGGAAGTACGAAGGCAATGAAAATGTGGAAGTAAAAGGAGATCACATTCTTGTTAATGGAAAAGAAATCACGACCTACACTTTCAAGCAAAATTATTACTTTATGATGGGCGATAATCGGCATAATTCCGCTGACTCCCGGTTCTGGGGTTTTGTGCCCGAAGATCATATTGTTGGTAAAGCGGTTCTGATCTGGATGTCGGCCAATCCGAATGGAGGAATAGGCGGTAAAATCCGATGGAACCGCATATTTAACATTATCCACTAG
- a CDS encoding STAS domain-containing protein yields the protein MEINTYLKQDHYLISISGDIDSDKLIYLNNNLDKCLEVSTPAILIDCNHLTHVCVAGLRSLLRYQKLFQNQNKVIVLFGLQPKLEAVFFETGLDRFISLASSYNQALNLIRRN from the coding sequence ATGGAAATAAATACCTATTTAAAACAGGACCATTATCTTATTTCTATATCGGGTGATATTGATTCAGATAAACTCATTTATTTAAATAATAATCTAGATAAATGCCTGGAGGTCTCCACTCCGGCTATATTAATAGATTGTAACCATTTAACACATGTTTGCGTTGCTGGGTTGCGTTCTTTATTGCGTTATCAAAAGCTATTTCAAAACCAAAATAAAGTTATTGTTTTATTTGGGCTTCAACCTAAACTGGAAGCTGTATTTTTCGAAACCGGTCTGGATCGTTTTATTTCTCTTGCCTCTTCTTATAACCAAGCTTTAAACTTAATTCGCCGTAACTAA